One genomic region from Stackebrandtia nassauensis DSM 44728 encodes:
- a CDS encoding carbohydrate ABC transporter permease, giving the protein MTSEKTPTAKSARRRDPYRRSAAGFIAPGVLLVAVLLYLPLLWTTFLSFTEYNGLGDPEWIAFDNYVEMFDDPEFLGSVFNTLLWVLGTLLVPVGIGLGIALLTWNLKGGSWLRLPFLIPYALSGIGVGVIWSFVLSGDGALDQALAAFGVTDTPRWLVDAPLNTVVMILATAWQGVGVNALLFTIGLQSIPKEPLEAARMDGANGFRLFRSILWPMLRPLTAVVVGLSIVASLKTFDIVQGMTKGGPGRDSETLALTMYKESFVNTEYGLGAAIAVFLTVVTLVASILYLRQQLSSKHGG; this is encoded by the coding sequence ATGACGTCCGAGAAGACGCCGACGGCGAAATCCGCCAGGCGGCGGGACCCGTACCGCCGCTCGGCGGCGGGATTCATCGCACCGGGAGTGCTCCTGGTGGCGGTGCTGCTGTACCTGCCGTTGCTGTGGACGACGTTCCTCAGCTTCACCGAGTACAACGGCCTCGGTGACCCCGAGTGGATCGCCTTCGACAACTACGTGGAGATGTTCGACGACCCCGAGTTCCTCGGCTCCGTGTTCAACACGCTGCTGTGGGTCCTCGGCACCCTCCTCGTCCCGGTCGGCATCGGCCTCGGCATCGCCCTGCTCACCTGGAACCTGAAGGGCGGCAGCTGGCTGCGGCTGCCGTTCCTCATCCCCTACGCCCTGTCGGGGATCGGTGTCGGTGTCATCTGGTCGTTCGTCCTGTCCGGTGACGGGGCGCTCGACCAGGCGCTGGCCGCCTTCGGCGTCACCGACACGCCGCGCTGGCTCGTCGACGCCCCGCTCAACACGGTCGTGATGATCCTCGCGACCGCGTGGCAGGGCGTCGGCGTCAACGCGCTGCTGTTCACCATCGGCCTGCAGTCGATACCCAAGGAGCCGCTGGAGGCGGCGCGAATGGACGGTGCCAACGGGTTCCGGCTGTTCCGCAGCATCCTGTGGCCGATGCTGCGCCCGCTCACCGCGGTGGTCGTCGGACTGTCGATAGTGGCGAGTCTGAAGACCTTCGACATCGTGCAGGGCATGACGAAGGGCGGTCCGGGACGCGACTCGGAGACGCTGGCCCTGACGATGTACAAGGAGTCCTTCGTGAACACCGAGTACGGCCTTGGCGCCGCGATCGCCGTGTTCCTCACGGTCGTGACGCTGGTCGCCTCGATCCTCTACCTGCGCCAGCAACTGTCCAGCAAGCACGGGGGCTGA
- a CDS encoding ABC transporter substrate-binding protein has translation MRPRKIVIGFMAAISVLTLASCGGSKDDGAKTGTLNFYTNKAAWEPDFDELNSQSKGDVDIKLNTTGYSDAEQYDAFIKQSFRTKKSPGLFTWQTGPSLGELVDDDLVAETTDIWDKAIDEGWIDKSLRDAYTYEGKQYCVPMNIAYWVMYYNKNIFEKHDLSEPTTWAELDEIAKKLSDEGVTPYYQTSTLFTFPWFQQLVAGTDPELYEGLATGKVKYTDPKIVEIMETWRDQQKDGWFSDAGSKVDPAVGLKDGDFAMINFGSFFNGSLDGAGMKSGEDYDMFVIPAVNSDLKKTPVAVESGPLCVAENSSQKTLGLEYSKWWMSPDAQTAWNKARGDVAFNPKAKVADPMLEELGDTVGGKDYETYDRYYEATPTPILTVALEQFGAFIANPGDPKPYLEKIQEEADKYWADQE, from the coding sequence ATGAGACCTCGGAAGATCGTCATAGGCTTCATGGCCGCGATTTCCGTCCTCACGCTCGCCTCGTGCGGCGGCAGCAAGGACGACGGTGCCAAGACCGGCACGCTCAACTTCTACACGAACAAGGCCGCGTGGGAGCCCGACTTCGACGAGCTCAACTCGCAGAGCAAGGGCGACGTCGACATCAAGCTGAACACCACCGGGTACTCCGACGCCGAGCAGTACGACGCGTTCATCAAGCAGTCGTTCCGCACCAAGAAGAGCCCGGGGCTGTTCACCTGGCAGACCGGCCCGTCGCTGGGTGAACTGGTCGACGACGACCTGGTCGCCGAGACCACCGACATCTGGGACAAGGCCATCGACGAGGGCTGGATCGACAAGAGCCTGCGCGACGCCTACACCTACGAGGGCAAGCAGTACTGCGTCCCGATGAACATCGCCTACTGGGTCATGTACTACAACAAGAACATCTTCGAGAAGCACGACCTGTCCGAGCCCACCACCTGGGCCGAGCTGGACGAGATCGCGAAGAAGCTGTCCGACGAGGGCGTCACCCCGTACTACCAGACCAGCACCCTGTTCACCTTCCCGTGGTTCCAGCAGCTGGTGGCCGGTACCGACCCCGAGCTGTACGAGGGTCTGGCGACCGGCAAGGTGAAGTACACCGATCCCAAGATCGTCGAGATCATGGAGACCTGGCGTGACCAGCAGAAGGACGGCTGGTTCTCGGACGCGGGCAGCAAGGTCGACCCGGCCGTGGGTCTCAAGGACGGCGACTTCGCGATGATCAACTTCGGTTCGTTCTTCAACGGTTCGCTGGACGGCGCCGGAATGAAGTCCGGCGAGGACTACGACATGTTCGTGATCCCCGCGGTCAACTCCGACCTGAAGAAGACCCCGGTCGCGGTCGAGTCCGGGCCGCTGTGCGTGGCCGAGAACTCCTCCCAGAAGACCCTGGGCCTGGAGTACTCGAAGTGGTGGATGTCCCCCGACGCGCAGACCGCGTGGAACAAGGCCCGCGGCGACGTCGCGTTCAACCCGAAGGCCAAGGTCGCCGACCCGATGCTGGAGGAGCTGGGCGACACCGTCGGAGGCAAGGACTACGAGACCTACGACCGCTACTACGAAGCGACCCCGACGCCGATCCTGACCGTCGCCTTGGAACAGTTCGGCGCGTTCATCGCCAATCCGGGCGATCCGAAGCCGTATCTGGAGAAGATCCAGGAAGAGGCCGACAAGTACTGGGCAGACCAGGAGTAG
- a CDS encoding ArsR/SmtB family transcription factor, translated as MSTEPVMHTPAAMRALASPLRREILSHLANHGPATSTTLAKAMGQNTGTTSYHLRMLSDTGFVTELRDRAKGRERWWDVVKGDRRMPPREQLTESEQDLAEQLGDDRLAEDLRLLSAFARDRDEDGDWQQGSRASTFMTKAQLKEFHEEYLKLVRRFGSDRDDAPADARMVLLRWVGFPDPRGSATPTS; from the coding sequence ATGTCAACGGAACCGGTCATGCACACCCCGGCGGCGATGCGGGCGCTCGCCAGTCCGCTGCGGCGCGAGATCCTCAGCCATCTCGCCAACCACGGTCCGGCCACCTCCACCACGCTGGCCAAGGCCATGGGCCAGAACACCGGGACCACCAGCTACCACCTGCGCATGTTGTCCGACACCGGTTTCGTCACCGAGCTGCGCGACCGCGCCAAGGGACGGGAACGCTGGTGGGACGTCGTCAAGGGCGACCGACGGATGCCGCCCCGGGAGCAGCTGACCGAGTCCGAACAGGACCTCGCCGAGCAGCTGGGCGACGACCGGCTCGCCGAGGACCTGCGGTTGCTGTCGGCCTTCGCGCGCGACCGCGACGAGGACGGCGACTGGCAGCAGGGCTCGCGGGCCAGCACCTTCATGACCAAGGCGCAGCTCAAGGAGTTCCACGAGGAGTACCTGAAACTGGTGCGCCGCTTCGGCAGCGACCGCGACGACGCGCCCGCCGACGCCCGGATGGTCCTGTTGCGGTGGGTCGGTTTCCCCGACCCGCGCGGCTCGGCGACCCCCACCTCGTAG
- a CDS encoding carbohydrate ABC transporter permease, protein MSRVIRTTVLSVLGLFWLIPVYLLVVNASKSPEAFSSKDSWLPADFALFDNISEAMRLSGMAESAASTLLYSVVSPALAVLVGAAAGFAIVALRLRHGFAWFVVIFGGTVFPLQMILLPLMDSYTRIEVFDTQLGMIIVYTAISIPFSAFVMRNFFTGIANNVFEAAVLDGASTWRIFSRVYLPMAKSALVAVFILQATFIWNDFLLGLVLSQSDSVRPIMTSLSGMQSTYGGAQMSVVLAGGLLVSLPTVVLFLFTQKFFARGLALGQY, encoded by the coding sequence ATGTCTCGAGTCATCCGCACCACCGTCCTGTCAGTACTCGGCCTGTTCTGGCTGATCCCGGTCTACCTGCTGGTGGTCAACGCCTCGAAGTCGCCGGAGGCGTTCTCCTCCAAGGACTCCTGGCTGCCCGCCGACTTCGCGCTGTTCGACAACATCTCCGAGGCGATGCGGCTGTCCGGAATGGCCGAGAGCGCCGCCAGCACGCTGCTGTACTCGGTGGTCTCACCCGCGCTCGCGGTGCTCGTCGGCGCCGCCGCCGGTTTCGCGATCGTCGCGCTGCGGCTGCGGCACGGTTTCGCCTGGTTCGTGGTGATCTTCGGCGGCACCGTGTTCCCGCTGCAGATGATCCTACTGCCGCTCATGGACAGTTACACGCGCATCGAGGTGTTCGACACCCAGCTGGGCATGATCATCGTGTACACGGCGATCTCGATCCCGTTCTCGGCGTTCGTGATGCGCAACTTCTTCACCGGGATCGCAAACAACGTCTTCGAGGCGGCCGTCCTGGACGGGGCGTCGACCTGGCGCATCTTCTCCCGGGTGTACCTGCCGATGGCCAAGAGTGCGCTGGTGGCCGTCTTCATCCTGCAGGCCACCTTCATCTGGAACGACTTCCTGCTCGGCCTGGTGCTGAGCCAGTCCGACTCGGTGCGGCCGATCATGACCAGCCTGTCGGGCATGCAGAGCACCTACGGCGGCGCGCAGATGTCGGTCGTGCTGGCGGGCGGTCTGCTGGTCTCGCTGCCGACGGTCGTGCTGTTCCTGTTCACGCAGAAGTTCTTCGCCCGCGGCCTCGCGCTCGGGCAGTACTAG
- a CDS encoding serine hydrolase domain-containing protein, whose protein sequence is MSNTSSSPAPLSRRAALGLVGGGALAASGLATVAMPSRATAAGNEKLPPDTLPGGAYDRFVRKLAEADKFSGTILLTYRGEKVLSRSYGLADREKSVPNRANTIFALASASKPFTGLAIVQLAEQGKLSFHDTVGTYLDGFADDIAKTVTIHHLLLHTSGLDVPLDDEEFLENHHKWDSAAEVMSETMRIIKKHPLAFTPGTRNQYSNAGYSTLGAVVEAVSGKSFGDYVKEHIFEPAGMRRSAYYTRPQWMKSARFAHPYWLDASGERRDALTSDPVLGGVPNAGRSFIGGGGGNGFSTAPDLVRFAEALDDGTLLGPAFREVYWSGKYPLAPRSRSSETDVRQAFQAYGAPAGVIGGCRMFGHGGGAAGEATHWNIYRDRDWVGVILCNYGPIGPNEYTPIPEMLERERQAILG, encoded by the coding sequence GTGAGCAACACATCGTCCTCCCCCGCTCCACTGTCTCGGCGCGCCGCGCTTGGTCTCGTGGGAGGAGGAGCACTGGCCGCCAGTGGCCTGGCGACGGTCGCGATGCCGTCCCGGGCCACTGCCGCGGGCAATGAGAAGCTTCCGCCCGACACCCTGCCCGGAGGCGCTTATGACCGTTTCGTCAGAAAACTCGCCGAGGCGGACAAGTTCTCCGGAACAATCCTGCTGACCTACCGTGGCGAGAAGGTGCTGAGCCGTAGCTACGGGCTGGCCGATCGGGAGAAGTCCGTCCCCAACCGCGCCAACACCATCTTCGCGCTGGCGTCGGCGTCCAAACCGTTCACCGGTCTGGCGATCGTGCAGCTGGCCGAGCAGGGGAAGCTGAGCTTCCACGACACCGTGGGCACCTATCTGGACGGTTTCGCCGACGACATCGCCAAGACCGTGACCATCCACCACTTGCTGCTGCACACCTCCGGCCTGGATGTCCCGCTCGACGACGAGGAGTTCCTGGAGAACCACCACAAGTGGGACAGCGCCGCCGAGGTCATGTCCGAGACCATGCGGATCATCAAGAAGCATCCGCTGGCGTTCACGCCGGGAACCCGGAACCAGTACAGCAACGCCGGGTACTCGACACTGGGCGCGGTCGTGGAAGCCGTGTCCGGCAAGAGTTTCGGCGACTACGTCAAGGAGCACATCTTCGAGCCCGCCGGAATGCGTCGCTCCGCGTACTACACCCGGCCACAGTGGATGAAGAGTGCGCGGTTCGCCCATCCGTACTGGCTGGACGCATCGGGTGAACGCCGGGACGCCCTGACCTCGGATCCGGTGCTGGGCGGGGTCCCCAACGCGGGGCGCTCGTTCATCGGCGGCGGTGGCGGCAACGGATTCTCCACCGCGCCTGACCTGGTCCGGTTCGCCGAGGCGCTCGACGACGGGACGCTGCTCGGCCCCGCCTTTCGCGAGGTCTACTGGAGCGGGAAGTACCCGCTGGCGCCACGCTCCAGGTCGTCGGAGACCGATGTCCGGCAGGCGTTCCAGGCGTACGGCGCACCGGCGGGCGTGATCGGGGGTTGCCGGATGTTCGGCCACGGTGGCGGTGCCGCCGGGGAGGCCACCCACTGGAACATCTACCGCGACCGCGACTGGGTCGGCGTCATCCTGTGCAACTACGGGCCCATCGGACCGAACGAGTACACCCCCATTCCCGAGATGCTGGAACGGGAACGACAGGCCATCCTCGGCTGA
- a CDS encoding DUF6412 domain-containing protein codes for MFPFRAVWWQLAIIFTFLLTLAVDHSDLGSVAASLAVAAAAAVLVGCGGAVWLSAVTRLAASLPAVADRSHRTVFVPQCDPDAAGRPRPRAPGWRVHR; via the coding sequence ATGTTCCCGTTCCGCGCCGTGTGGTGGCAGCTGGCCATCATCTTCACCTTCCTGCTGACCCTCGCCGTCGACCACTCCGACCTGGGTTCGGTCGCCGCCTCGCTGGCCGTGGCGGCCGCCGCGGCGGTACTGGTCGGCTGTGGCGGCGCGGTGTGGCTCAGCGCCGTGACCCGGCTGGCGGCAAGCCTTCCCGCCGTCGCCGACCGATCCCATCGCACCGTCTTCGTTCCACAGTGTGATCCGGACGCCGCCGGGCGTCCGCGACCTCGAGCCCCAGGGTGGCGCGTCCACCGGTGA
- a CDS encoding GDSL-type esterase/lipase family protein, with protein sequence MTPLRSFRIERSMIRGAVEITETARGLVPHRLPAWARRQIPDRFMIQTSAESAGVRLAIRTAADVIELDTQARRIADSADTPFPPSVYELTENGKPVASAGATAGTRYVFTFEKPSGEIVPGPDATARFEGLATGVERDLELWLPYHDHVELLGLRADAPVTAGSWNAAPRWVHHGSSISHGYRADSTTGTWPVVAALQAGAHLTNLSFSGNAMLDPFTARTIRDTPADLISVKIGINIISGDAMRLRAFRPAVDGFLDTIREGHPDTPIVVVSPIWCEPVESSAGPTIQDPDRGEQWTIAEGSEADVEDGKLSLRGIRAEYAAIVERRRADGDKRLRYLDGLSLYGGSDAAVMPLPDNLHPGPDVQRLIGERFADLILTEFTAPAAQPPGALV encoded by the coding sequence ATGACACCGTTGCGGTCCTTCAGAATCGAACGCTCGATGATCCGCGGCGCCGTCGAGATCACCGAGACCGCGAGGGGTCTGGTCCCGCACCGGCTGCCCGCGTGGGCTCGGCGGCAGATCCCGGACCGGTTCATGATCCAGACCAGCGCCGAGAGCGCCGGGGTGCGGCTGGCCATCCGCACCGCCGCCGACGTCATCGAACTGGACACGCAGGCCCGCCGGATCGCCGACTCCGCCGACACGCCGTTTCCGCCCAGCGTCTACGAACTCACCGAGAACGGCAAGCCGGTGGCGTCGGCGGGTGCGACCGCCGGAACCCGGTACGTGTTCACCTTCGAGAAGCCCAGCGGCGAGATCGTCCCCGGGCCGGACGCGACGGCGCGGTTCGAGGGACTGGCCACCGGCGTCGAACGCGACCTCGAACTGTGGCTGCCGTACCACGACCACGTCGAGCTGCTGGGGCTGCGCGCCGACGCGCCGGTCACGGCCGGGTCCTGGAACGCGGCGCCGCGCTGGGTCCACCACGGCAGCTCGATCAGCCACGGTTACCGCGCCGACTCCACGACCGGTACCTGGCCGGTGGTGGCGGCGCTGCAAGCCGGGGCGCATCTGACGAACCTGTCGTTCAGCGGCAACGCCATGCTCGATCCGTTCACCGCCAGGACGATCCGCGACACCCCCGCCGACCTCATCAGCGTGAAGATCGGCATCAACATCATCTCCGGCGACGCGATGCGGTTGCGCGCGTTCCGTCCCGCCGTCGACGGTTTCCTCGACACCATCCGCGAGGGCCACCCGGACACGCCCATCGTGGTCGTCTCCCCGATCTGGTGCGAGCCGGTCGAGAGCTCCGCCGGACCCACCATTCAGGACCCGGATCGCGGCGAACAGTGGACGATCGCGGAGGGCAGCGAGGCCGACGTCGAGGACGGCAAGCTGTCGCTGCGGGGGATCCGCGCCGAGTACGCCGCCATCGTGGAGCGTCGGCGCGCCGACGGCGACAAGCGGCTGCGCTACCTGGACGGCCTGTCGCTGTACGGCGGTTCCGACGCCGCGGTGATGCCGCTGCCCGACAACCTGCACCCCGGCCCCGACGTCCAGCGCCTCATCGGCGAACGCTTCGCCGACCTGATCCTCACCGAGTTCACAGCCCCGGCAGCTCAACCCCCAGGGGCGCTTGTCTAG
- a CDS encoding class I mannose-6-phosphate isomerase — protein MSTPSPSPSVPIGQYVKRPTVPLPADARVLTGETAWARAAETALDRADGHAPLLVVDAYPGADLPLITKTIADALPRWRIVDVEEAAARPTAEIDAFIADNLTDDRVFGVMSHATIDAFYDEDRLAATAADLAADDRPTVLIGWGADLVARQAEAPYVLVLADMARWEIQLRQRAGATNWRAANPDEDRLRKYKRGFFVEWRMADRHKRTMFDRLDFVFDANAVGAYEPDGRAAGMITGDAFRAAVANAAHRPFRVVPFFDPGVWGGQWMKRKLDLDPGQPNYAWCFDCVPEENSLLLEDADGGLVEIPSLDLVLTQPKALLGERTFARFGAEFPIRTDFLDTMEGGNLSLQVHPLTDYIYQTFGMHYTQDESYYLLDAGDDAVVYLGTKDDVDKEAMLEDLRIAATGERPFDAEKYVNAFPAKKHDHFLIPAGTIHSSGANSMVLEISATPFIFTFKMWDWGRLGLDGIPRPVHLDHAEQNMQWDRDRAWTEANLVGRVEELSNDGDVVEERTGLHELEFIEVRRHWFSEEAVHDTEGTVNVINLVEGDEVEVVSPTGAFEPYQIHYAETFIVPAAVGPYIIRRTARSRGQRFGTVKASIRGTRTGEA, from the coding sequence GTGTCCACCCCCAGCCCGTCCCCCAGCGTCCCCATCGGACAATATGTGAAGCGGCCGACCGTACCGCTTCCGGCCGATGCCCGCGTGCTCACCGGCGAGACGGCATGGGCGCGGGCCGCCGAGACGGCGCTCGACCGGGCGGACGGGCACGCGCCGCTGCTCGTCGTCGACGCCTACCCGGGCGCGGACCTGCCGCTGATCACCAAGACGATCGCCGACGCGTTGCCGCGGTGGCGGATCGTCGACGTCGAGGAGGCCGCCGCCCGGCCGACCGCCGAGATCGACGCGTTCATCGCCGACAACCTCACCGACGACCGGGTGTTCGGCGTCATGTCACACGCCACCATCGACGCCTTCTACGACGAGGACCGGCTCGCCGCCACCGCCGCCGACCTGGCCGCCGACGACCGTCCGACCGTCCTGATCGGATGGGGCGCCGACCTCGTCGCGCGACAAGCCGAGGCCCCGTACGTGCTCGTCCTGGCCGACATGGCGCGCTGGGAGATCCAGCTGCGCCAGCGCGCCGGTGCCACCAACTGGCGGGCCGCCAACCCCGACGAGGACCGGCTGCGCAAGTACAAGCGCGGGTTCTTCGTCGAGTGGCGGATGGCCGACCGCCACAAGCGGACCATGTTCGACCGGCTCGACTTCGTGTTCGACGCCAACGCCGTCGGCGCGTACGAACCGGACGGACGCGCGGCCGGGATGATCACCGGCGACGCCTTCCGGGCCGCCGTGGCGAACGCCGCGCACCGGCCGTTTAGGGTCGTCCCGTTCTTCGACCCCGGTGTCTGGGGTGGACAGTGGATGAAGCGCAAGCTCGACCTCGACCCCGGGCAGCCCAACTACGCGTGGTGCTTCGACTGTGTGCCGGAGGAGAACTCGCTGCTGCTGGAGGACGCCGACGGCGGACTCGTCGAGATCCCGTCCCTGGACCTGGTTCTCACGCAGCCCAAGGCGCTGTTGGGTGAGCGCACCTTCGCGCGGTTCGGCGCCGAGTTCCCGATCCGGACCGACTTCCTCGACACCATGGAGGGCGGCAACCTGTCGCTCCAGGTGCATCCGCTGACCGACTACATCTACCAGACCTTCGGCATGCACTACACCCAGGACGAGTCGTACTACCTGCTCGACGCCGGGGACGACGCCGTGGTCTACCTGGGTACCAAGGACGACGTCGACAAAGAGGCGATGCTGGAGGACCTGCGTATCGCCGCCACCGGCGAGCGCCCCTTCGACGCCGAGAAGTACGTCAACGCGTTCCCGGCCAAGAAGCACGACCACTTCCTGATCCCGGCCGGGACCATCCACAGTTCGGGCGCGAACTCGATGGTGCTGGAGATCTCGGCGACCCCGTTCATCTTCACCTTCAAGATGTGGGACTGGGGCCGTCTGGGGCTGGACGGCATCCCGCGCCCGGTGCACCTGGACCACGCCGAGCAGAACATGCAGTGGGACCGCGACCGGGCCTGGACCGAGGCGAACCTGGTCGGGCGGGTCGAGGAGCTGTCCAACGACGGCGACGTCGTCGAGGAGCGCACCGGCCTGCACGAGCTGGAGTTCATCGAGGTGCGTCGCCACTGGTTCTCCGAGGAGGCCGTCCACGACACCGAGGGCACCGTCAACGTGATCAACCTCGTGGAGGGCGACGAGGTCGAGGTCGTCAGCCCGACGGGCGCGTTCGAGCCCTACCAGATCCACTACGCCGAGACGTTCATCGTGCCAGCGGCTGTGGGCCCTTACATCATCAGGCGCACGGCGCGTTCGCGCGGCCAGCGGTTCGGGACCGTGAAGGCCTCGATACGCGGCACCCGTACCGGCGAGGCCTGA
- a CDS encoding DUF4185 domain-containing protein, giving the protein MITRTLSLTTALVTGLAVVAVPIAAQAAPERAPVVSASVNKELTQRFNSYAENAGRWTGADSAYSVDLPNGSTAWLYSDTFLGEVDENLGRPKDSPFVHNSIIVDDDGELTTHTGGTNAAPESLAKVAGADEKERWYWFGDGTVEGDSLRVMLLEFVKTGSGVFDFKFVGNAVASFDTDDMSLTGITNLPKSDVNWGSAIYEDRSDGYTYVFGVEDKQAQKYAHLARVPSGSLTTDDWEYFADGQWGDDPTGSTRILEGVSNEFSVSRFKGKFTIVTGDATEALSAKIVMYRGADIEGPYTGKTVLYQTPETSGNVFTYNAKAHPNLSSGNRLLVTYNVNSFRPDDLYEDATIYRPRYIDVTVKNLKG; this is encoded by the coding sequence ATGATCACCCGTACCCTATCGCTCACCACGGCCCTGGTCACAGGGCTCGCGGTCGTCGCGGTACCCATCGCCGCGCAGGCCGCGCCGGAACGTGCCCCGGTCGTGTCGGCGTCGGTCAACAAGGAACTCACCCAGCGCTTCAACAGCTACGCCGAGAACGCGGGCCGCTGGACCGGCGCCGACTCCGCCTACAGTGTCGACCTTCCCAACGGCTCGACGGCGTGGCTGTACTCCGACACGTTCCTGGGCGAGGTCGACGAGAACCTGGGCCGCCCCAAGGATTCGCCGTTCGTCCACAACTCGATCATCGTGGACGACGACGGCGAACTGACCACCCACACCGGAGGCACGAACGCCGCACCCGAGTCGCTGGCGAAGGTCGCCGGTGCCGACGAGAAGGAACGCTGGTACTGGTTCGGCGACGGCACCGTCGAGGGTGATTCGCTGCGCGTGATGCTGCTGGAGTTCGTGAAGACCGGCAGCGGTGTCTTCGACTTCAAGTTCGTCGGCAACGCCGTGGCGAGCTTCGACACCGACGACATGTCGCTGACGGGGATCACGAACCTCCCGAAGTCGGACGTCAACTGGGGTTCGGCGATATACGAGGACCGCTCGGACGGCTACACCTACGTCTTCGGTGTCGAGGACAAGCAGGCCCAGAAGTACGCCCACCTGGCGCGGGTGCCGTCCGGCTCCCTCACCACCGACGACTGGGAGTACTTCGCCGACGGCCAGTGGGGCGACGACCCGACAGGTTCCACCCGGATCCTCGAAGGCGTCTCCAACGAGTTCAGCGTGTCCCGCTTCAAGGGGAAGTTCACCATCGTCACCGGTGACGCGACCGAGGCGCTCAGCGCCAAGATCGTGATGTACCGCGGCGCCGACATCGAGGGGCCGTACACCGGCAAGACCGTCTTGTACCAGACTCCGGAGACCAGCGGCAACGTCTTCACCTACAACGCCAAGGCGCACCCGAACCTCAGCAGCGGGAACCGGCTGCTGGTGACGTACAACGTCAACAGCTTCCGGCCCGACGACCTGTACGAGGACGCCACCATCTACCGCCCTCGCTACATCGACGTCACCGTGAAGAACCTCAAGGGCTGA
- a CDS encoding ROK family protein, with product MELCVDFGGTELKLGIIDRGTPVRTSAIPVDEADLALAKVAATRLIDAAAPARPTAVGIAVPGVVDRAAGRLVKAHDKQQELADLDLVVWAKAAFGLPAVVENDARAALVGEISTGSAPGATDAVLVTLGTGIGTAAVMDGVLLRGAHDHAGILGGHLTVDLDGGLCNCGNVGCAESIAGAWALRRELAARGDAVTDVKELFAAAEAGDADAVALRDRAIRAWGACVVSLCHAYDPRVVILSGGIMRAGTAVGEPIQTYVHKHLWSSSHRPAFVIPDRPDLSVLRGLSVLAADDHSQKER from the coding sequence ATGGAACTGTGCGTCGACTTCGGCGGCACCGAACTCAAGCTCGGGATCATCGATCGCGGAACTCCCGTCCGCACCTCGGCCATCCCGGTCGACGAGGCCGACCTCGCACTGGCGAAGGTCGCGGCCACCCGCCTGATCGACGCCGCCGCGCCCGCCCGGCCGACGGCGGTCGGCATCGCGGTTCCCGGCGTCGTGGACCGGGCCGCCGGACGGCTCGTCAAGGCCCACGACAAGCAACAGGAGCTCGCCGACCTCGACCTGGTCGTCTGGGCGAAGGCCGCGTTCGGGCTTCCCGCCGTGGTCGAGAACGACGCCAGGGCGGCGCTGGTCGGCGAGATCAGCACCGGTTCGGCGCCCGGCGCGACCGACGCCGTGCTCGTCACCCTCGGGACCGGCATCGGCACCGCCGCCGTCATGGACGGGGTGCTACTGCGCGGCGCCCACGACCACGCGGGCATCCTCGGCGGCCACCTGACCGTCGACCTCGACGGCGGGCTGTGCAACTGCGGCAACGTGGGCTGCGCCGAGTCGATCGCCGGGGCCTGGGCGCTGCGGCGCGAACTCGCGGCCCGAGGCGACGCGGTCACCGACGTCAAGGAACTGTTCGCCGCCGCCGAAGCCGGTGACGCGGACGCCGTGGCGCTGCGCGACCGGGCGATCCGCGCCTGGGGCGCCTGCGTCGTGTCGCTGTGCCACGCCTACGACCCCCGGGTCGTGATCCTGTCCGGCGGCATCATGCGCGCCGGAACCGCCGTCGGCGAACCGATCCAGACCTATGTCCACAAGCACCTGTGGTCGAGTTCGCACCGGCCCGCCTTCGTCATCCCCGACCGACCCGACCTGTCGGTACTGCGCGGACTGTCCGTCCTCGCCGCCGACGACCATTCCCAAAAGGAGCGTTAG